A single window of Chitinophagaceae bacterium DNA harbors:
- a CDS encoding T9SS C-terminal target domain-containing protein → MISFFSPKNDYSIPVGHLNSGMYILTLQIEGKNYSRKLMIR, encoded by the coding sequence ATAATTTCATTTTTCTCTCCAAAAAACGACTACTCTATCCCCGTCGGACATCTGAATTCGGGTATGTACATACTGACTTTGCAAATAGAAGGCAAAAACTATAGCCGGAAGTTGATGATTCGGTGA
- a CDS encoding T9SS C-terminal target domain-containing protein, which translates to MRLIIITLFLYAWGLTYSQNCLDLSAYSDSYLQDVSTDDVTYPVGSAFISNNFITYVKPSIGNAYGYILGDTLKFDGELDIDVSTFTCSNKKLEFYNGEWGHFGIAVDNDTIFTGPATPPTNYVGTGWVYEYDGNLKFTITGDFNIVSLLSGPNQEVFGTCLSCEEESSCLDLSAYSDSYLQDVSTDDITYPVGSAFISNNFISYVKPSIGNAYGYILGDTLKFDGELDIDVSTFTCSKKKLEFYNGEWGHFGIAVDNDTIFTGPATPPTNYVGTGWVYEYDGNLKFTITGDFNIVSLLSGPNQEVFGTCLSCEEESLNIKEINSFYPVLYPNPIDDILNIKIADYEKYTARIYSVSGINLGNFEISESPASFRLSYLKSGIYFVKLENVSGKVFHYKIVKL; encoded by the coding sequence ATGAGATTAATCATTATCACATTATTTTTATATGCCTGGGGCCTTACTTATTCTCAAAACTGTCTTGATTTATCAGCATATAGCGACAGCTATCTTCAAGATGTTTCAACTGATGATGTGACTTATCCTGTTGGAAGTGCGTTTATTTCTAATAACTTTATTACATATGTCAAGCCATCAATAGGCAATGCTTATGGATATATTTTAGGTGATACGTTGAAATTTGATGGAGAATTAGACATTGATGTATCGACTTTTACTTGCAGTAATAAAAAGCTTGAATTTTATAATGGAGAGTGGGGGCATTTCGGAATAGCGGTAGATAATGATACCATATTTACAGGCCCTGCTACACCTCCGACAAATTATGTTGGTACGGGTTGGGTTTATGAATATGATGGAAATTTAAAGTTTACTATTACCGGAGATTTTAATATTGTCAGCTTGCTTTCCGGACCAAATCAAGAAGTTTTTGGAACTTGTCTTTCTTGTGAGGAAGAGAGTAGTTGTCTTGATTTATCAGCATATAGCGACAGCTATCTTCAAGATGTTTCAACTGACGATATAACTTATCCTGTTGGAAGTGCATTTATTTCCAACAATTTCATTTCATATGTAAAGCCGTCAATAGGCAATGCTTATGGATACATTTTAGGAGATACGTTGAAATTTGATGGAGAATTAGACATTGATGTATCAACTTTTACTTGCAGTAAAAAAAAGCTTGAATTTTATAATGGAGAATGGGGTCATTTTGGAATAGCGGTAGATAATGATACCATATTTACAGGCCCTGCTACACCTCCGACAAATTATGTTGGTACGGGTTGGGTTTATGAATATGATGGAAATTTAAAGTTTACTATTACCGGAGATTTTAATATTGTCAGCTTGCTTTCCGGACCAAATCAAGAAGTTTTTGGAACTTGTCTTTCTTGTGAGGAAGAGAGTCTGAATATCAAAGAAATCAATAGTTTTTACCCTGTGCTTTATCCAAACCCTATAGATGACATTTTAAATATAAAAATAGCAGACTATGAAAAATACACTGCCAGAATTTATAGTGTTTCAGGAATCAACTTAGGTAATTTTGAAATATCTGAGTCGCCGGCAAGTTTTCGTTTAAGTTATTTAAAATCGGGTATTTACTTTGTGAAATTAGAAAATGTTAGCGGTAAAGTTTTTCATTACAAAATAGTAAAACTGTAG
- a CDS encoding flavodoxin has product MKKRLLILYHSQQGHTEKLAKACREGALMEKGVDVQLKRAFEVELKDIEEADGLIIATPEYFGYMSGAVKDFFDRTYYPSREKELQLPYCLLICCENDGSGAKRHIETIASGYILRKALETLIIREHELKDRINEAKELGQTFAAGLVLGIF; this is encoded by the coding sequence ATGAAAAAAAGATTACTAATACTTTACCATTCTCAGCAAGGGCATACTGAAAAGCTGGCCAAAGCTTGCCGGGAGGGTGCTTTAATGGAAAAGGGTGTGGATGTTCAATTAAAAAGAGCTTTTGAGGTTGAGTTGAAAGATATTGAAGAAGCTGACGGATTGATTATTGCCACTCCGGAGTATTTTGGGTATATGAGTGGCGCTGTAAAAGATTTTTTTGATCGCACCTATTATCCTTCCAGGGAAAAGGAATTGCAATTGCCCTACTGTTTGCTGATATGTTGCGAAAATGATGGCAGCGGAGCAAAGCGTCATATTGAAACAATAGCTTCCGGATATATATTGAGAAAAGCCTTAGAAACGCTGATTATCAGAGAGCATGAGTTGAAAGATCGTATCAATGAAGCAAAAGAGCTCGGTCAAACATTCGCAGCGGGTTTGGTTTTGGGCATTTTTTAG